The DNA region TTGGAACGGAAGAGAATGGGGTTTACGGATGATGTTTGATATATTGCCGCTTTGGTTGTTATTTGGCTTTGTGATGGGCTGTTTCATGCATGTTTTGGTGAATCTGACGAATCTAAAGGGCAGAAGACCTGAATCTGACTGAAAATCTACTATAAGGAGCTGTGCTATGAAACTTACACCACAAGAGGTTGAACAATTCAGTAGGTGTTTTTGCTTGGGGTATTTGCTTGGGGTGTTTTTGCTTGGGTATTTCTGCGTATTGATAGGGTGTTTCTGCGGATTTCCCCCAGGTTGAACGGATACCACCAAAACCCTGCAAAACAATAAAAAAATCAAACTGAATATATGAAATCCCTTGAGACAAGCAACCATTTAACGTGGAGATGAACCCGATGCGATACGACAAAAACAGATTCAAAATACAGGCACTGCCTCACCCCCTTAATTTACTCTGGGTATTGTTCCCAGCATTTATGTTCAACGAACTAATTTTTGGACAACGAGTCCCCAAAGTCACCTTGATTGACAAAGAGAGTGATAAACCGCTGGAGGAACGCACTTACATTCCGTGTCCGCACTGTGAGACGCTGAATGACCGCCGTTTGTGGGCAACAAAAGGAAATGCCTTTGGACATTGGTTTGGCTTGGTTTGTCCAAGCTGTCATCAAATAATTCCTTGCCTATGGAATATTTTTAGTCTCGCTATATTGGCGATTACTTTCCCGCTGTGGTATTTCCCCGTTCGGTTTTTTCGCCATAGATGGATAGAAAAAGAAAAAGAAAGATTGGCGAAGGTCCTTGAACGTCCCCTGATCTCAGCAACGTCCATACATTCGATGGGTTGGATAGGCGATGTATCCGTGGGTGTATCCGTGGCGGTGACGGGGGTGATTTTAGAGGTTGTGCGGAACGTTTGGAGGGGAAGGGAATGGGATTTGAAAACGATGCTCGAAAGTTTGCCAATGTGGGTGTTTGCAGGCTTTGTATCGGCCTGTCTCATAGGATGGCTTGAAAAAGAGACTAAAAAACAAAAGGAAAGATTGGCAAATGTTCGTGAACGCCCCTTGATTCGAGCAATTCGAGCAAAGTCCATAAAGTCCACCATAAAGTCCATAAATTTGTTTTTAAAAGGCACCATCTACTTCGGTGGAGGCATGTGGGTGGCTTTCGCGGTGTGGGAGGCTTTGACAGAAAGAGAATGGGATTTGCGGATGATGTTTGATATGTTGCCACTTTCTTTGTTATTTGGCTTTATATTGGGCTGTTTTATGTATGTTTTGGTGAGTCTGACGAACCTAAAGGCAGAAAGACCTGAATCTGACTCAAGAAACGATTAGGTCTACAATCAAATTGCTGAATGTCTATGTATTTTTATAATCTACTATAAGGAGCAGTGTTATGAAACTTACGTCCCAAAAGGTTGAACAATTCAAACGCCAAGGCTATCTCAAAATCGACGGACGCGTCATTGATGACGAACACCTTACCGTGCTACGCGAACATTACGACACCCAATTTTCACAGAGACGCGGCACCATCGGCGAAGGGTTGCGGAACCTCGCAGTCGTCGGCGACTCGGAAAGCGATGAAGATGCCGATCGTGAAGAAGAAATGCTACAGATTATGGAGATGTGGCGACTCGATGAGGAATATCGGAAGTTGCTCTACCACGAACCGCTGTTAGATATCGTTGAGAGTTTAATCGGAGCCAATATCCAGTTATTTCATGATCAGGCGCTCTACAAACCCGCCCATCACGGCGGTGAAGTCTATTGGCATCAGGACAACGCATATTGGCAGTGTGTCCCGCCGGATCTTGTGAGCATCTGGTTAGCACTCGATGATGCCGACGAGGAGAACGGTTGTATGAACGTTATCCCCGGCAGTTATCTGGAAGGATTGGCAGCGCACGGACGTGCTGAGTCAGAGAAAGGTAAGTTGCCAGCGTTGTTGGAGGTGGATGCTGATGTGGATCGTGCTGTGCCAGTGCCAGTTAAAGCCGGATGCGTGATGGTCCATCACTGCATGACCCTCCACCAAACGAATCCGAACCGCTCACCCCGAGATCGTCGGGCGATGGCTATCCATTACATGCCATCTGGTACGCGGAATCGCGATGGCGAGGTGATGAAAGACAACCCGCTACTGCGCGGCAAATTGGCATAGAGCAGATTGCTATAGCTTTTTTTAGAGTCCTTCATTCCCTTTCTCGCGGTTATAGTAAAGCCCGAAAATATGTAAACAATTGTTCAGCGGAGCAAACCCTCATCGCTGTCAAGGCATCTAATCTCGCCCCTGTCAATGTCCAAGTAATTGCGGGTTTTACTATAAAATTCACTGAACACTAACAATATTGATAATTTTCTCTATCTTCCCACAATCCTCTCCTTTTCTGCAGAATTATGCAACCATTTTCCCTTAACGCGCGCCATTATATATTGATTTGAATCTCACTTTGAAAATCTACGCTTGGAGGTGCCTGATGAGAGGTAATGATGCCGAATTAATTCGCCGCACGCTTGCAGGCGACGAAACCGCCTTCACTATGCTCGTGAAAAAATATCGTAAACATGTGCACACACTTGCATGGCATAAAGTCGGCGATTTTCACATCGCTGAAGATATTACGCAGGAAACCTTTCTGCAAGTTTATAGAGATCTGGCAACCCTGAGAGAACCAGATCGGTTTCCAGGGTGGTTGTATGTGATTACACACCATCGCTGCATTGCATGGTCCCGCAAAAATCGATTGCATGTCCGATTAGTGGAGGGCATTAACATGGCAATGAAGGGAGAAGCAGCATATTCCCGATATGTAGCAGACGAACAAGCAAAAACCGAGACTGAGGCACAGCAAACATTGGTTAAACAGTTGCTTGCCAAGTTACAGGAGAGCGAACGCACTGTGATGACCCTGTATTACTTTGGAGAGATGACGTGTGAAGAAATTAGCAAATTTTTGGGAGTATCTGCAAATACGATTAAGAGTCGGCTGAGTCGGGCGCGCCAACGTTTGAAGAAGGAGGAGCCTATAATTCGAGAGGCATTAGACAGTTTCCAACTATCTGCCAATCTAACCCAGAACATCATGCGAAGAATTGCACATATCAGACCCATCGCACCGTCTAGTTATTGTGATAGTTTCCATATCGGTTTAAAAACCATGGAAGCAGAGCTTGGAATTAGCCTCATAGAGGTTAATGGAATGGAGAGTAACTCAGTAGTATCAGAAAGCGTCATAAGAGAATCTGCACGGAACTCGAACCTTGTTTTAGCATCGGGGTGCCAACTGCGAGAGCAGATTGCTCGCATTGCCACCGAATTTCCCGATGTCAAATTCGCAATCTTTGATGCTGTTCTTGATATTCCAAATGTCGTTTCTGTCAATTATAAGGCGAATGAAGGCTCATTTCTGGTCGGCGCAATTGCGGCATTGAAAACGAAAAGCGGCAAAATCGGCTTTGTTGGCGGTGCGGATATGCCTTTGATTCACGAATTTGAAGCTGGTTATGTCGCTGGGATTCAGGTTATCAATCCGGATGCCGATATCTCCATAGGATATATCAGCAAGAGTCCAACCGGGTTCAGTCAACCGGATAAGGCAAAGCAGATCGCGTTGGCGCAATATGAGAGTGGTGTTGATGTGATTTATGTCGCTGCGGGTGGATCCGGTCACGGAGTGCTTGAAGCCGCCCAAGCGAAACAAAAATATATCATTTGGGTTGATGCCAATGGTAATCATCTCGCTCCCGGCATCGTCCTGACGAGTATGGTTAAAGAACTCTCTGCTTCTGTGCAGAGAGTCATCCGTGAGACTGTTGAGGATAGATTTATGGCAGGCATCCGATACTTCGGACTCGAAGATGGTGGGGTCAGTTATACTGTTGATGAACACAACCAACCGCTGCTCTCAGACGATGTCGTAGCCACCGTTGAAGCGTTGAGGACAAAAATCATTGCTGGAGAGATTATTGTTCCCAACACAGTTTCGATCCCACGTGAATAGTGTTGGTAATAGCAAATAACTCGGCACTACACCGGCTAAGTTGAATGGGATATGAAATATCAAATGCATAGATCGGCAAGTTTCTACCGAACGTTATCAGGGTCTCATAGGTACACCAGAAACGGAGGTATAGTGAGAACATTCATGATGTATTAACTCTTGTAGAGGTTGCGAAACAGAGAGGTTTTGTCTAATAAAAATATTCGTAAAAGGATGAGCAAGTCCTCATGAGCATTGATGTAAGTATTATCACCCCAACCCACAATAATAAAGATGAACTTGAATTAACGCTGACTGTCTTGAATGGTCAGACATACCCTCTGATAGATACGAACTTATTATTCATAGATTAACCAGAGAACGAAGTTTCGGTGATCGATATCATTCCAAAAATATTAGATTACTTCCATCCGCGTGACATGAAAATTGTCGCGCCGACTTCAACGGAGGAAGGAAAATGAATAATGCAAGTTATAAAAATAAATGATCTATACAAAACGTTTAAAACTTATAAACGTAAAAAAGGCTTCATCGGCTCAATTCAGACCCTTTTTACAAAGGAATATACCACTGTAAATGCTGTAGATGGCGTATCCTTTGGTATTGATCAAGGAGAAATCGTCGGATACGTTGGACCTAATGGTGCGGGAAAGTCCACGACGATAAAAATGCTTACAGGCATTCTATACCCAACAAGCGGGGTAATTGAAGTATGTGGTCTTGTTCCGACAAAGGACAGGAGGCAGAACTTAATGCATATCGGCGTGGTCTTCGGACAGAGGACGCAACTCTGGTGGGATCTTCCACTTATAGAGTCCTTTGAACTTCTCAGGCACATATACAGAGTGCCAGAAAAAATATATAAGGACAACATTGCACTTTTCGCAGAACTTCTTGATATAGAGGAGTTTATTAACATCCCCGTCAGATTATTATCTTTAGGGCAGCGGATGCGGGGAGATATTGCAGCCTCACTTCTTCATAACCCCGACATACTCTATTTGGATGAGCCCACAATTGGGCTTGATGTTGTTGTCAAGGAAAGAATTAGACAATTTATCAAGGAGATAAACATCGAAAGAAAAACAACAGTTATTCTCACAACCCATGATCTGTCGGACATAGAAGCACTTTGCAACCGGATAATGATAATTGACTATGGCAAGGTCATCTACGATGGTTCCATAGATGAAATCAGAAGAAGGTTTGGGACGGAAAGCACACTTCTAATTGACTTTAAGGAACCACCTGATCAATTGGAAGTTGATGGAGCACTAGAAGTCCGATTAGAAGGGATCAGGGCATCTATAAAATTTGATAGAAAAAGATTTGCCGCCAACGATTTGATATCTGAAATCGCTGGCAAGTATCCAGTATTGGACCTCACAATAGAGGATATTTCTCTCGATGGGATCATCCGGGATGTATATGAGGAAGGAAAATTACATGAGAGCGTATCTTGAAGTTTGTAAGAAGTCATTTCAAGAACGGATAGCCTACAGAGGCGAACTTTTGATAAGGTTTGTGGGAATATTTATGAGTTTCTACCTCCTTTACATGTTTTGGAAGGCACTCTATGCTAACTCAACCGATGTACAAGGCATCTCATTCCAATCAATGATCACATACACCATAATGAGTGCCATCATGGGAGGTATCATAAATTTCATCGGCATTCTTAATGTATACTTGGCTCTCTGGATGTCAAATCGAGTGAGAACGGGTGAAATCGTAATGGACATGATGAAACCAACGGATTTCCAACTTTATCTCTTTTCGCATTCATTCGGGCGACTCCTTTTTAACGTGATTTTTGCAGTCCCTATCTTCATATTAGCTATCTTCATCTTTAATATTTCTCTCCCTGATAGTTCAGGGATGCTAGCTCTCTTTGCGGTTAGCCTGAGTCTAAGTTATCTTCTCACTTTTTTGGTAGACTTTATGGTATCCTTAGTTTCCTTCTGGACGACTCAAAATCAAAGTGTGAGTGGATTAACTCGGCTCATTATAGCTCTGCTTTCAGGGGCGTTTATACCGCTCTGGTTCTTCCCAGAGTGGGCAAGAAATGTTCTCTCTTATTTTCCCTTCGCGTCCATATACCATGTTCCCCTTTCTATATATATAGGAAAAATAAAAAGTATTGAGGGTTTGCGCGCAATCTCCCTACAACTAATCTGGATAGGAGTGCTGTATGTGGGGAGCCGCCTTTTATGGCTGAAATCAAGACGTAATCTTATGACACATGGAGGCTAGGGGATGATGTTTTACATAAAACTTTTCCTTAATTTTTTTAAACTTAACCTGAAAGCCCAGATGGAATACAGAATCAATTTTGTAATGAGTATATTCCACATTTCGATTCTTCAATTGGGAAATCTTGGGTTGATATGGATAGTTTTGAACAGATTTCAGACACTCATAGAATGGACATTTGGAGAGATTGCTTTTCTTGTAGGGTTAAGACTTCTCTCACATGGGCTCTTCACCCTATTCCTGCCGGAGATTCATTGGGGACTCAGCAATTACATAGTCCGAGGCGAATTTGATAGATTCCTGCTCAAACCTGTAAATCCGCTGTTTCTCCTTATTACCAACAGCATCCTCCTGAATGGGATTACGGATTTTTCAAGTGGTATTGTAATTCTATCGATCGCAACTAAATCTCTGGGGTTAAGTTGGACCTTCAGCAACCTACTGATGCTCCTCGTTGTTGTCTTTAGCGGGCTCCTGATAGAGCTTTCTGCCTACTTAGCAACTTCATCTGTTTCATTCTGGGTGCCTAATCTACAGGCATTAAATTTCATAACATTTCAATTTCATGAACAGTATATCCTTTATCCTGTCAGCATATACGGTAAACCTATACAGTACTTCCTTACCTTCATAATCCCATTTGCCTTTATCAACTTTTATCCCTCGGCTTATTTTCTTAATAAGTCATCGAGTTTGCTATTTCATCCATACTTCGCATATCTTACACCGATTGTTGCCCTCATATCCTTTGGGGTGGCTTATTTTATCTGGAAACGGGGAATTTTGGCTTACCAGAGCACAGGATCATAACGACAGACGCTACCGTTATACTTCGCGAACACATAAACTCTCACTTCAATCAGTAAAGGAACCCTTTATGACTAATTATTGCAATCTTTGGCATAGGATACGAATATGCTGTTTTTTTCAATTTATCTGCTGGTTGTTATTTTCACACTTTCTCTCGGCGGACACCGAACCGATAGAATATCGGATCAAAGCATATCGAACTTTCACAGACATCAAAATCGACGGTGAACTCGCCGAAGCAGATTGGCAAAAAGCACAACAAATTAATCATTTTGTCCAATATGAACCGGACGAAGGGGCACCAATGACGCAATCAACAGAAGTTAAAGTGCTTTATGATGATAAATACATCTACTTCGGCTTTATCTGTTATGACAACGACCTGTCTAAAATGGTAGCTAATGAAATGCGCCGTGACGCTCCCTTGTTTCGCAATGACTACGTATTTCTGTTTCTTGATACCTACAACGACCAACGAAGCGGATTTTTCTTTCGCGTCAACCCGTTAGGAGCGATGGAAGATATTGCCGTGATGGACAATGGAGACAGTCGAAACGAGAACTGGGATACTGTCTGGGAATGTCGCACCAAAATCAATGAGAGCGATTGGAGAGCGGAGATCGCTATTCCTTTCAGCCAACTCCGCTTTAAAAAGAGCAACGATATAGTTTGGGGGGTAAATTTTGGGCGGAACATCCAACGCAATTATGAAAAAGGAACTTGGGTTCCGGTGCCTAGTGCCTACAGATGGCGAGCAATTTATCGCACAGCCAACCTGGGTCGTTTGATTGGCTTAGAAAATATTGTGCCACAAACACATCTGGAACTACTGCCTTATGTCTTGCCAGGGGTGAGTCAAAGAAAGGCATACAATGAAACAAATGTTCTGTTTGATACCGGATTGGATATCAAGTACAGTTTGACCTCGAATCTAACAGCAGATGCCACCTTCAACACCGATTTTGTCCAAGTCGAAGCTGATCAGGAGCAAGTGAACTTAACACGTTTCAGTCTCTTCTTCCCCGAGAAGCGCCCCTTCTTCTTAGAAAGCGCAGCCTTGTTTGATTTCGGTATTCCACGCACTGGTTTTCGCCAGCCGCCTCCTTTGTTGCTTTTTTACAGTCGTCGCATCGGGATTCAAGATGGGCATGCTATTCCGATCCTTACCGGGGGCAAGATCACA from Candidatus Poribacteria bacterium includes:
- a CDS encoding ATP-binding cassette domain-containing protein gives rise to the protein MQVIKINDLYKTFKTYKRKKGFIGSIQTLFTKEYTTVNAVDGVSFGIDQGEIVGYVGPNGAGKSTTIKMLTGILYPTSGVIEVCGLVPTKDRRQNLMHIGVVFGQRTQLWWDLPLIESFELLRHIYRVPEKIYKDNIALFAELLDIEEFINIPVRLLSLGQRMRGDIAASLLHNPDILYLDEPTIGLDVVVKERIRQFIKEINIERKTTVILTTHDLSDIEALCNRIMIIDYGKVIYDGSIDEIRRRFGTESTLLIDFKEPPDQLEVDGALEVRLEGIRASIKFDRKRFAANDLISEIAGKYPVLDLTIEDISLDGIIRDVYEEGKLHESVS
- a CDS encoding phytanoyl-CoA dioxygenase family protein; this translates as MKLTSQKVEQFKRQGYLKIDGRVIDDEHLTVLREHYDTQFSQRRGTIGEGLRNLAVVGDSESDEDADREEEMLQIMEMWRLDEEYRKLLYHEPLLDIVESLIGANIQLFHDQALYKPAHHGGEVYWHQDNAYWQCVPPDLVSIWLALDDADEENGCMNVIPGSYLEGLAAHGRAESEKGKLPALLEVDADVDRAVPVPVKAGCVMVHHCMTLHQTNPNRSPRDRRAMAIHYMPSGTRNRDGEVMKDNPLLRGKLA
- a CDS encoding ABC-2 family transporter protein translates to MEYRINFVMSIFHISILQLGNLGLIWIVLNRFQTLIEWTFGEIAFLVGLRLLSHGLFTLFLPEIHWGLSNYIVRGEFDRFLLKPVNPLFLLITNSILLNGITDFSSGIVILSIATKSLGLSWTFSNLLMLLVVVFSGLLIELSAYLATSSVSFWVPNLQALNFITFQFHEQYILYPVSIYGKPIQYFLTFIIPFAFINFYPSAYFLNKSSSLLFHPYFAYLTPIVALISFGVAYFIWKRGILAYQSTGS
- a CDS encoding DUF5916 domain-containing protein codes for the protein MTNYCNLWHRIRICCFFQFICWLLFSHFLSADTEPIEYRIKAYRTFTDIKIDGELAEADWQKAQQINHFVQYEPDEGAPMTQSTEVKVLYDDKYIYFGFICYDNDLSKMVANEMRRDAPLFRNDYVFLFLDTYNDQRSGFFFRVNPLGAMEDIAVMDNGDSRNENWDTVWECRTKINESDWRAEIAIPFSQLRFKKSNDIVWGVNFGRNIQRNYEKGTWVPVPSAYRWRAIYRTANLGRLIGLENIVPQTHLELLPYVLPGVSQRKAYNETNVLFDTGLDIKYSLTSNLTADATFNTDFVQVEADQEQVNLTRFSLFFPEKRPFFLESAALFDFGIPRTGFRQPPPLLLFYSRRIGIQDGHAIPILTGGKITGKIGSYGVGLLNVFTDKFQAEGTDIPRTNYSAFRMTRDLFKGSTVGMIAINKQDADTYNRAGGFDFVYRPINSLSLRGLWARTFEEDVAGEQDALYFGGTSETNNFRVIGSYTDISKNFNPETGFVWRRGIRRIRGEILYTFLLGRFGIRRIWTGPESSFILNRNNELETRDLRFVTGGEFESGKVFKQFTCQIQRTFDRLCEDFEIRESIIIPTGKYNFTAFKALISTDNSKKISGLFAVNFGDFFNGERRGFEIVADFRPSGRFRFQPQYEFNRVILENKIFDANVFGAHVAYSFSTALFARLFAQWNSDQNLISTNFLLNYIYRPGSNFYLVFNQVYDTQGERVDFVDSTLVAKMTYWWNP
- a CDS encoding sigma-70 family RNA polymerase sigma factor, with product MRGNDAELIRRTLAGDETAFTMLVKKYRKHVHTLAWHKVGDFHIAEDITQETFLQVYRDLATLREPDRFPGWLYVITHHRCIAWSRKNRLHVRLVEGINMAMKGEAAYSRYVADEQAKTETEAQQTLVKQLLAKLQESERTVMTLYYFGEMTCEEISKFLGVSANTIKSRLSRARQRLKKEEPIIREALDSFQLSANLTQNIMRRIAHIRPIAPSSYCDSFHIGLKTMEAELGISLIEVNGMESNSVVSESVIRESARNSNLVLASGCQLREQIARIATEFPDVKFAIFDAVLDIPNVVSVNYKANEGSFLVGAIAALKTKSGKIGFVGGADMPLIHEFEAGYVAGIQVINPDADISIGYISKSPTGFSQPDKAKQIALAQYESGVDVIYVAAGGSGHGVLEAAQAKQKYIIWVDANGNHLAPGIVLTSMVKELSASVQRVIRETVEDRFMAGIRYFGLEDGGVSYTVDEHNQPLLSDDVVATVEALRTKIIAGEIIVPNTVSIPRE